A genomic segment from Eulemur rufifrons isolate Redbay chromosome 19, OSU_ERuf_1, whole genome shotgun sequence encodes:
- the TP53I3 gene encoding quinone oxidoreductase PIG3 isoform X1 → MLAVHFDKPGGPENLYLKEVLKPSPGEGEVLLKVAASALNRADLIQRQGQYAPPPGASSILGLEASGRVAELGPGCQGQWKIGDPAMALLPGGGQAQYVTIPEGLLMPIPEGLSLTQAAAIPEAWLTAFQLLHLLGNVQAGDSVLIHAGLSGVGTAAIQLTRMAGAIPLVTAGSQHKLQMAEKLGAAAGFNYKEEDFSEATLKFTKGVGVNLILDCIGGSYWEKNVNCLALDGRWILYGLMGGADISGPLFSKLLFKRGSLITTLLRSRDKEYKQMLVKAFTEQILPHFSTEGPQRLLPVVDRVYPVTEIQEAHKFMEANKNVGKIVLELPQ, encoded by the exons ATGTTGGCCGTGCACTTTGACAAGCCGGGAGGACCAGAAAACCTCTACCTGAAGGAGGTGCTGAAGCCGAGCCCGGGGGAGGGGGAAGTCCTCCTGAAGGTGGCAGCCAGCGCCCTGAACCGGGCGGACTTAATCCAG AGACAAGGCCAGTatgccccacccccaggagcCAGCAGCATTTTGGGACTGGAGGCATCTGGACgcgtggcagagctggggcctggTTGCCAGGGGCAGTGGAAGATTGGGGACCCAGCTATGGCTCTGCTGCCCGGTGGGGGCCAGGCTCAGTATGTCACCATCCCCGAAGGGCTCCTCATGCCTATCCCAGAGGGACTGTCCCTGACCCAGGCTGCAGCCATCCCGGAGGCCTGGCTCACTGCCTTCCAGCTGTTACATCTCTTGG GAAATGTGCAGGCTGGAGACTCTGTGCTAATCCATGCAGGACTGAGTGGCGTGGGCACAGCTGCCATCCAGCTCACCCGGATGGCTGGAGCTATTCCTCTGGTCACAGCTGGCTCCCAGCACAAACTTCAAATGGCAGAAAAGCTTGGAGCAGCTGCTGGATTCAATTACAAAGAAGAGGATTTTTCTGAAGCAACACTGAAATTCACCAAAG GTGTTGGAGTTAACCTTATTCTAGACTGCATAGGCGGATCTTACTGGGAGAAGAATGTCAACTGCCTGGCTCTTGATGGTCGCTGGATTCTCTATGGTCTGATGGGAGGAGCTGACATCAGTGGGCCCCTGTTTTCAAAGCTACTTTTTAAACGAGGAAGTCTAATCACCACTTTGCTGAGATCTAGGGACAAAGAG TACAAGCAAATGCTGGTGAAAGCTTTCACGGAACAAATTCTGCCCCACTTCTCCACGGAGGGCCCCCAACGTCTACTGCCGGTTGTAGACAGAGTCTACCCAGTGACCGAAATCCAAGAAGCTCATAAGTTCATGGAGGCTAACAAGAATGTGGGCAAAATCGTCCTGGAGCTGCCCCAGTGA
- the TP53I3 gene encoding quinone oxidoreductase PIG3 isoform X2: protein MLAVHFDKPGGPENLYLKEVLKPSPGEGEVLLKVAASALNRADLIQRQGQYAPPPGASSILGLEASGRVAELGPGCQGQWKIGDPAMALLPGGGQAQYVTIPEGLLMPIPEGLSLTQAAAIPEAWLTAFQLLHLLGNVQAGDSVLIHAGLSGVGTAAIQLTRMAGAIPLVTAGSQHKLQMAEKLGAAAGFNYKEEDFSEATLKFTKDCIGGSYWEKNVNCLALDGRWILYGLMGGADISGPLFSKLLFKRGSLITTLLRSRDKEYKQMLVKAFTEQILPHFSTEGPQRLLPVVDRVYPVTEIQEAHKFMEANKNVGKIVLELPQ from the exons ATGTTGGCCGTGCACTTTGACAAGCCGGGAGGACCAGAAAACCTCTACCTGAAGGAGGTGCTGAAGCCGAGCCCGGGGGAGGGGGAAGTCCTCCTGAAGGTGGCAGCCAGCGCCCTGAACCGGGCGGACTTAATCCAG AGACAAGGCCAGTatgccccacccccaggagcCAGCAGCATTTTGGGACTGGAGGCATCTGGACgcgtggcagagctggggcctggTTGCCAGGGGCAGTGGAAGATTGGGGACCCAGCTATGGCTCTGCTGCCCGGTGGGGGCCAGGCTCAGTATGTCACCATCCCCGAAGGGCTCCTCATGCCTATCCCAGAGGGACTGTCCCTGACCCAGGCTGCAGCCATCCCGGAGGCCTGGCTCACTGCCTTCCAGCTGTTACATCTCTTGG GAAATGTGCAGGCTGGAGACTCTGTGCTAATCCATGCAGGACTGAGTGGCGTGGGCACAGCTGCCATCCAGCTCACCCGGATGGCTGGAGCTATTCCTCTGGTCACAGCTGGCTCCCAGCACAAACTTCAAATGGCAGAAAAGCTTGGAGCAGCTGCTGGATTCAATTACAAAGAAGAGGATTTTTCTGAAGCAACACTGAAATTCACCAAAG ACTGCATAGGCGGATCTTACTGGGAGAAGAATGTCAACTGCCTGGCTCTTGATGGTCGCTGGATTCTCTATGGTCTGATGGGAGGAGCTGACATCAGTGGGCCCCTGTTTTCAAAGCTACTTTTTAAACGAGGAAGTCTAATCACCACTTTGCTGAGATCTAGGGACAAAGAG TACAAGCAAATGCTGGTGAAAGCTTTCACGGAACAAATTCTGCCCCACTTCTCCACGGAGGGCCCCCAACGTCTACTGCCGGTTGTAGACAGAGTCTACCCAGTGACCGAAATCCAAGAAGCTCATAAGTTCATGGAGGCTAACAAGAATGTGGGCAAAATCGTCCTGGAGCTGCCCCAGTGA